One genomic region from Enterobacter hormaechei ATCC 49162 encodes:
- a CDS encoding DNA cytosine methyltransferase has protein sequence MKSSAYYNEIDPYAAQWLRNLIASGHIAPGEVDERSIEDVTPDDLRGFTQCHFFAGIGVWSHSLRLAGWPDDKPVWTGSCPCQPFSAAGKGDGFADERHLWPHFFHLISERRPQHVFGEQVAAGNANVWFDLVQSDLEGMGYAFGLVPFTSASIGAPHIRERAYWVAESISEQCQKLLSGLAKGNGAEGGRTSAKPSRFCGAGCMAYSNHGISDEGETLRTGRDAVLDGSSANRLGNTNVPRLEGLVRDDSAAGWEGQAGPATEAGVHMRPLEVNGFWRDADWLLCRDGKWRPVEPGTFPLVDGATARLGRVEPGVARVASSNRIGRLKGYGNAINAQAAAEFIRAYLEVV, from the coding sequence ATGAAATCCTCGGCTTATTACAACGAAATTGATCCCTATGCAGCTCAGTGGCTGCGTAACTTGATCGCTAGCGGTCACATTGCACCTGGCGAAGTTGATGAAAGGAGTATTGAAGATGTCACACCTGACGATCTGCGAGGATTCACGCAGTGCCACTTCTTCGCCGGAATTGGCGTCTGGTCTCATTCCCTGCGGCTCGCCGGATGGCCTGACGATAAACCAGTCTGGACCGGTTCCTGCCCGTGCCAGCCTTTCAGCGCGGCAGGCAAAGGAGATGGGTTTGCTGACGAGCGGCACCTTTGGCCCCACTTCTTCCACCTCATCAGCGAGCGCAGACCTCAGCATGTCTTTGGCGAACAGGTTGCAGCAGGTAACGCAAATGTGTGGTTCGACCTTGTTCAATCAGACCTGGAAGGAATGGGATACGCCTTCGGGCTTGTGCCGTTTACGTCAGCGAGCATCGGCGCGCCGCACATCAGAGAACGAGCTTATTGGGTGGCCGAGTCCATTAGCGAGCAATGTCAAAAATTGTTATCAGGACTGGCTAAAGGTAATGGCGCGGAAGGAGGCAGGACGTCAGCCAAACCTTCAAGATTTTGCGGTGCTGGCTGCATGGCCTACTCCAACCACGGAATCAGCGATGAGGGAGAAACGCTACGCACAGGGCGGGATGCCGTTCTCGATGGCAGCAGCGCTAACCGGCTGGGTAACACCAACGTCCCGCGACTGGAAGGACTCGTCAGGGATGACAGCGCTGCGGGATGGGAAGGACAGGCTGGACCAGCTACCGAGGCAGGCGTACACATGCGGCCCCTTGAGGTTAACGGTTTTTGGCGAGATGCGGACTGGCTCTTATGTCGAGATGGCAAATGGCGTCCAGTTGAACCCGGCACATTCCCGCTGGTTGATGGGGCTACCGCGCGCTTGGGACGAGTCGAGCCCGGGGTGGCAAGAGTGGCAAGCAGCAACCGCATCGGCCGACTCAAAGGCTACGGTAACGCCATAAACGCACAGGCTGCGGCTGAATTCATCCGGGCTTACTTGGAGGTTGTGTGA
- a CDS encoding YbaK/prolyl-tRNA synthetase associated domain-containing protein, whose amino-acid sequence MSDDVTGTTTHQQLISLLTEQGARFRVVAHEAVGKCEAVSEIRGTDLRQGAKALVCKVKGNGVKKHVLAILAADRQADLSLLASHFGALKASLASPAEVDALTGCVFGAIPPFSFHPDLTLVADPLLFERFDEIAFNAGLLEKSVIMDTQDYLRIARPELVPFRKQ is encoded by the coding sequence ATGTCTGATGACGTGACCGGGACGACGACCCATCAGCAGCTAATCAGCTTATTAACCGAGCAAGGGGCGCGCTTTCGCGTGGTGGCGCATGAGGCCGTTGGGAAATGCGAAGCGGTCAGTGAAATTCGCGGGACCGATCTCCGACAGGGTGCAAAAGCGCTGGTCTGTAAGGTAAAAGGCAACGGCGTTAAGAAACATGTTCTGGCAATTCTCGCCGCCGATCGGCAGGCCGATCTGAGCCTGCTGGCGAGCCATTTCGGTGCGCTAAAGGCCTCTCTCGCCAGCCCGGCTGAAGTGGATGCCCTTACCGGCTGCGTTTTTGGCGCCATTCCTCCCTTCAGCTTTCATCCGGATCTGACGCTGGTCGCCGATCCGCTGCTGTTTGAGCGTTTCGACGAGATCGCGTTTAACGCTGGCCTGCTGGAAAAGTCGGTGATTATGGATACCCAGGACTATCTGCGTATCGCCCGTCCTGAACTGGTGCCGTTCCGTAAACAATAA
- a CDS encoding phage integrase Arm DNA-binding domain-containing protein yields MAARPRKHNVKIPNLYCKLDKRTSKIYWQYRHPVTGSFIGFGTDDEAAKAAAIEMNRITAEQETQQSYALIDMAMKSSGKKDQGIRVSEWIKKYIEIQMERLRDGEIKNPTVKSRRLCSQILADRVPNLRLKDVDTRLIAKIIDEYKAEGKHRMGQLIRSVLNDVFKEAQHAGEVDPGYNPALAVKNPIAKVKRSRLSIEQWKLIFESAGSLPPCAQNSMLLALVTGQRIGDIVEMKFSDIWDNHLHVTQNKTGMKLAIPLNLRCDAIGLTLADVISKCRDRVVSPYLIHHVKHHAYGKAGSHVPEKTISRYFKEARDKANITWPKDCTALPPFHEQRSLSSRTYKAQGIDVKTLLGHKTEAMSVMYGDDRGLEWKKVVI; encoded by the coding sequence ATGGCAGCTCGCCCCAGAAAACATAATGTCAAAATACCCAACCTTTACTGTAAGTTAGATAAGCGTACTTCGAAAATTTATTGGCAATATCGCCACCCTGTAACAGGTTCATTTATTGGATTCGGAACAGATGATGAAGCGGCAAAAGCTGCTGCAATCGAGATGAACCGTATAACCGCAGAACAAGAAACTCAGCAATCTTATGCTCTGATTGATATGGCAATGAAGAGCTCAGGGAAAAAGGATCAAGGTATACGTGTTTCTGAGTGGATTAAAAAATACATCGAAATTCAGATGGAAAGGTTGCGTGACGGTGAGATAAAAAACCCTACTGTAAAATCCAGACGATTATGTTCTCAGATTCTCGCAGATAGAGTGCCAAACCTTCGCCTGAAGGATGTTGATACAAGACTCATTGCAAAAATTATTGATGAATATAAGGCAGAGGGAAAGCACAGAATGGGCCAACTGATAAGAAGCGTACTGAACGACGTGTTCAAAGAGGCGCAGCATGCTGGCGAGGTTGATCCTGGCTACAACCCAGCCTTAGCTGTAAAAAATCCAATAGCCAAAGTGAAACGAAGCAGACTTAGCATTGAACAATGGAAATTGATTTTTGAAAGCGCAGGCTCTTTGCCGCCTTGCGCTCAAAATTCTATGCTTTTGGCTTTAGTAACCGGGCAAAGGATAGGTGACATAGTCGAGATGAAGTTTAGTGACATTTGGGATAATCACCTTCATGTTACCCAAAATAAAACCGGAATGAAGTTAGCTATCCCCTTAAATTTAAGGTGCGATGCAATCGGGTTGACTCTGGCTGATGTTATTAGTAAGTGTCGAGATAGAGTAGTAAGCCCTTATCTGATCCACCATGTTAAGCATCACGCTTACGGTAAAGCGGGATCTCACGTTCCAGAAAAAACGATATCAAGATATTTTAAGGAGGCAAGAGATAAAGCAAATATTACCTGGCCTAAGGATTGCACTGCCCTTCCGCCGTTTCATGAACAGCGCTCGCTTTCATCAAGAACATACAAAGCTCAGGGTATAGATGTCAAAACTCTTTTAGGACATAAAACCGAAGCAATGAGCGTAATGTATGGAGATGATCGTGGTCTAGAATGGAAAAAAGTTGTGATTTAA
- a CDS encoding DUF4222 domain-containing protein yields MRELNRRFRDHYGVPVRVIRWEPETRRVIYLREGYDHECFSPLEQFQRKFTELKDDHEQNL; encoded by the coding sequence ATGCGAGAACTTAACCGGCGTTTCAGAGATCACTATGGCGTCCCGGTGCGCGTCATCAGATGGGAGCCCGAGACCCGACGCGTTATATACCTTCGCGAAGGGTACGATCATGAGTGCTTCAGCCCTCTTGAGCAATTCCAGCGTAAATTTACAGAGTTAAAGGACGACCATGAGCAGAATCTTTGA
- the yoaI gene encoding small membrane protein YoaI yields MNDPMFVETLIIASSFFIIAIILIASVLLLENG; encoded by the coding sequence ATGAACGATCCTATGTTTGTCGAAACGCTGATAATCGCCTCGTCGTTTTTTATCATCGCGATTATTTTGATTGCTTCCGTGCTGCTGCTGGAAAACGGCTGA
- a CDS encoding conserved phage C-terminal domain-containing protein: MSRIFDIVQSMSGQKNVIVLPRPYLLFFKEDQQAHALAAVLNNLVFWSAFGDEDGWFYKTHKELGAEAGELTEDQTERLVKKLVNKYLPGVIETCSRKVNGTPTKHYRIDGDALISLIFPENNDSAKVRNGKREDAESKPRSCVSQSANNRNLGSRESTESYLYTDFNTELNKQTNKPICPVAPQPDRDVLITDQAKQVLTHLNQVTSSRYQVSTTSLQNIRARIGEGFTVEDLSLVVDYCNAKWSDDLTMAAYLRPQTLFQPTKFPAYLKSATNWANAGRPARVNGKWEREDGIFKSSFQNTDYSKVPAGFRGANS; this comes from the coding sequence ATGAGCAGAATCTTTGACATCGTCCAGTCAATGTCAGGCCAGAAGAACGTCATTGTTCTTCCCAGGCCGTACCTGCTGTTCTTTAAAGAAGACCAGCAGGCTCATGCGCTGGCAGCAGTTCTTAATAACCTCGTATTCTGGTCAGCATTTGGGGATGAAGACGGCTGGTTCTATAAAACTCACAAGGAGCTTGGAGCTGAGGCGGGCGAATTAACTGAAGACCAGACAGAGCGGCTGGTTAAAAAGTTGGTAAACAAGTATCTGCCTGGCGTGATCGAGACGTGTTCTCGAAAGGTCAATGGCACGCCAACCAAGCATTATCGCATCGACGGCGATGCTCTAATCTCATTAATCTTTCCAGAAAATAACGATTCCGCAAAAGTACGAAATGGAAAACGTGAAGATGCGGAATCAAAACCGCGAAGCTGCGTTTCTCAATCCGCGAATAACAGGAATCTTGGGAGCCGCGAAAGTACGGAATCCTATCTCTATACAGACTTTAATACAGAGTTAAACAAGCAGACTAATAAACCTATTTGTCCGGTTGCGCCGCAACCAGACCGTGATGTGTTGATCACCGATCAGGCTAAACAGGTTTTAACCCATCTGAACCAGGTGACCAGTTCGCGTTATCAGGTTTCAACAACCTCGCTGCAAAACATTCGCGCCCGAATCGGGGAGGGCTTCACCGTTGAAGATCTGTCGCTGGTGGTGGACTACTGCAACGCCAAGTGGAGCGACGATTTAACAATGGCGGCCTACCTGCGCCCGCAGACACTTTTCCAGCCAACGAAGTTTCCAGCTTACCTGAAGTCCGCTACCAACTGGGCGAATGCCGGAAGGCCAGCGCGTGTTAACGGGAAGTGGGAGCGTGAGGATGGAATCTTCAAATCCAGCTTCCAGAATACCGACTACAGCAAAGTCCCGGCAGGTTTCAGAGGAGCGAACTCATGA
- a CDS encoding YmfL family putative regulatory protein — MTVGIEPEWKVEKQPAWLVAAIRKTIAALPGGYAEAAEILDETQNSLFNRLRAGGDQIFPMGWAMVLQSAAGVSYIADAFSRETDNGIHVPGAVPDDENEEIGLKLAELVGRLGELVNAYRHYIEDGVVDRSEWQSLNDIAYQFRVTLMTFLNLISRVYCLPEMGEARECAAPGPLACRISGETNA; from the coding sequence ATGACCGTGGGTATAGAACCTGAATGGAAAGTTGAGAAGCAGCCCGCCTGGCTGGTGGCCGCAATCAGGAAGACGATTGCCGCGTTGCCAGGCGGATACGCTGAAGCGGCGGAGATTCTGGACGAAACCCAGAATTCACTCTTTAACCGCCTTCGTGCTGGTGGCGACCAGATCTTTCCGATGGGCTGGGCAATGGTGCTTCAGAGCGCCGCTGGCGTAAGTTACATCGCTGACGCGTTCTCTCGTGAAACCGATAACGGAATTCACGTTCCCGGCGCCGTGCCTGATGATGAAAACGAAGAGATTGGCCTGAAACTGGCCGAGCTGGTGGGGAGGCTTGGTGAGCTGGTCAATGCTTACCGCCATTACATTGAAGATGGTGTAGTTGACCGGAGCGAGTGGCAAAGTCTTAACGATATCGCATATCAGTTCAGGGTCACTCTCATGACATTCCTGAACCTTATTTCCCGTGTTTATTGCCTTCCAGAAATGGGTGAGGCCCGCGAGTGTGCAGCTCCGGGCCCCTTGGCGTGTCGTATCAGTGGAGAAACTAACGCATGA
- a CDS encoding excisionase, translated as MGQLVTLHEWASGPNGFKYPLSNSALNKIAKTKQTYPPALKQGRRWVIDEDARFVGMVGSVDISSSLSDKARQLVEKAINGSSPQKT; from the coding sequence ATGGGGCAGTTAGTGACACTTCATGAGTGGGCATCTGGTCCTAATGGATTCAAATATCCATTAAGCAACTCAGCATTAAACAAAATAGCAAAGACCAAACAGACTTATCCGCCAGCCTTAAAGCAAGGTCGACGCTGGGTTATAGATGAAGATGCTCGTTTTGTTGGCATGGTTGGCAGTGTTGATATTTCGTCATCATTATCAGACAAGGCCCGCCAGTTAGTGGAGAAAGCAATAAATGGCAGCTCGCCCCAGAAAACATAA
- a CDS encoding phage antirepressor KilAC domain-containing protein yields MSSREIAELVDSRHSNVCVTIERLMKSGVIGGYAAMQYTHPQNQQTYHYYEVNKRDSYVIVAQLCPEFTARLVDRWQELESGAGMIVPQTLPEALRLAADLAEQKQRLSEELAIAAPKAEFVDRYVKATGSMTFRQVAKLLNAKEPEFAMFLIENGIMYRLNRVLTPKSKHIEAGRFEVKTGTTNQTNYAFNQSRFTAKGVRWIGGLWAEYVAKGQIA; encoded by the coding sequence ATGTCCAGTCGTGAAATTGCGGAGCTGGTCGATTCACGTCACAGCAATGTCTGTGTAACCATCGAGCGACTGATGAAATCCGGCGTTATTGGGGGGTATGCTGCAATGCAGTACACCCATCCTCAGAACCAGCAGACTTACCATTACTACGAAGTTAACAAGCGAGACAGCTATGTGATCGTCGCGCAGCTGTGCCCGGAGTTTACCGCACGTCTTGTTGATCGCTGGCAGGAACTGGAGAGCGGGGCCGGGATGATTGTTCCCCAAACACTCCCTGAAGCACTCCGGCTCGCCGCTGATCTTGCTGAACAGAAGCAACGTCTGAGTGAAGAGCTGGCAATTGCCGCACCAAAGGCTGAATTTGTTGATCGCTACGTCAAAGCCACCGGGTCAATGACATTCCGGCAGGTTGCCAAGCTCCTTAACGCCAAAGAACCCGAGTTCGCGATGTTCCTCATTGAGAACGGCATCATGTACCGCCTGAACCGCGTGCTTACTCCGAAGAGTAAACACATCGAAGCAGGCCGATTTGAAGTTAAGACCGGGACCACCAACCAGACCAACTATGCGTTCAATCAGTCTCGTTTCACGGCGAAAGGGGTGCGCTGGATAGGTGGACTTTGGGCAGAATATGTCGCTAAGGGGCAAATTGCGTGA
- a CDS encoding DUF968 domain-containing protein, with product MRAILTPEIAPMSGVVLFRPGTELLWLFRQGRVVIEPPSEAIQHLPSGLIPEAHQPLTDDANMQAIFVNERVIQRAGGLSSLDAWLERKFECQWPHTDWHASDFTVMRHAPGSIRLCWSCDNHLREQTTERLAGIAMQNLVKWLLERVNIDLGFSPDHTLSLPEFCWWMVRNDLADLVPESVASKALRIKPEQHSSVMRESDIVPSLSATQVFQEKAKKIVAVRVDPETPESFMLRPKRRRWENEKYTRWVKSQQCSCCNNPADDPHHLIGHGQGGMGTKAHDLFVIPLCRAHHDELHADPVAFEAKYGDQLTLLFRFLDRALAIGVLA from the coding sequence GTGAGAGCCATACTGACGCCTGAAATTGCGCCGATGTCCGGGGTGGTTTTGTTCCGCCCTGGTACCGAACTGCTCTGGCTATTCCGTCAGGGAAGGGTAGTTATTGAGCCACCATCCGAAGCCATACAACATCTGCCATCTGGATTAATCCCTGAAGCCCACCAGCCCCTGACTGACGATGCCAATATGCAGGCTATTTTCGTTAACGAGAGGGTCATTCAGCGAGCCGGTGGATTGAGTAGCCTTGATGCCTGGCTGGAGAGAAAATTTGAATGCCAGTGGCCTCACACTGACTGGCATGCCAGTGACTTTACGGTAATGCGCCACGCTCCGGGGAGCATTCGTCTTTGCTGGTCGTGTGATAACCATTTACGTGAGCAAACCACTGAAAGACTGGCAGGAATTGCCATGCAGAACCTGGTAAAATGGCTGCTGGAAAGGGTAAATATTGATTTAGGTTTCAGCCCTGACCACACTCTTTCGCTTCCTGAGTTCTGCTGGTGGATGGTACGTAATGATCTGGCTGACCTTGTTCCTGAATCAGTGGCGAGTAAAGCACTCAGAATCAAGCCAGAACAGCACAGTTCAGTGATGAGGGAAAGCGACATTGTCCCGTCATTATCGGCTACGCAAGTCTTTCAGGAGAAGGCAAAAAAGATAGTGGCGGTGAGGGTCGATCCTGAAACGCCGGAATCTTTCATGCTGAGGCCAAAGCGACGACGCTGGGAAAACGAGAAATACACCCGCTGGGTGAAGTCGCAGCAGTGCAGTTGCTGCAATAACCCGGCAGACGACCCACACCACCTGATAGGCCACGGGCAGGGTGGAATGGGTACCAAAGCGCATGACCTGTTTGTGATACCGCTGTGCAGAGCACATCACGACGAGTTACACGCTGATCCTGTGGCATTTGAAGCGAAATACGGCGACCAGTTAACGCTGCTGTTTCGGTTTTTAGATCGTGCGCTGGCAATCGGCGTACTGGCGTAA
- a CDS encoding type II toxin-antitoxin system HicA family toxin — protein MSRKEKLRSRLNALPKDFTWDELVTLLGHYGFKVINGSGSRRKFVNDVKRIVAFHCPHPGNIVKGYVLEEAKSLLDELDSNE, from the coding sequence ATGAGCAGGAAGGAAAAACTTCGCTCAAGGCTCAACGCTCTTCCTAAAGATTTTACTTGGGATGAGCTTGTTACGCTTCTTGGACACTATGGCTTTAAGGTTATCAACGGTTCAGGGTCGCGCCGGAAATTTGTCAACGATGTAAAGCGTATCGTAGCCTTCCATTGCCCACACCCAGGCAATATTGTGAAAGGGTATGTGCTTGAAGAAGCCAAATCTCTTTTAGATGAGTTAGATAGCAATGAATAA
- a CDS encoding MT-A70 family methyltransferase, whose protein sequence is MKYSLIYADPAWLYDNKASNGAAEDHYDTMKLIDMKRLPVWDLAADDAVLAMWFTGTHTREAIELAEAWGFKVRTMKGFTWVKFNPLAEQHINKALQAGRVEDFYDFLDLLNVQTRMNGGNYTRANTEDLLIATRGNGLERKCASIKQVIYSPLGEHSQKPAEARFRLEKLYGDVPRIELFSRCGAPGWDHWGNQSESPAVELIPAVAVPMGKSQEREA, encoded by the coding sequence ATGAAATACTCACTGATTTACGCTGACCCAGCTTGGCTTTATGACAACAAAGCCAGTAACGGTGCAGCAGAAGATCACTACGACACGATGAAACTGATCGACATGAAGCGCTTACCGGTTTGGGACCTGGCTGCCGATGATGCAGTTCTGGCTATGTGGTTTACCGGTACGCACACCCGAGAAGCTATCGAGCTGGCTGAAGCGTGGGGCTTTAAAGTCCGCACGATGAAGGGCTTTACCTGGGTAAAGTTCAACCCACTGGCAGAGCAGCATATCAACAAAGCACTTCAGGCAGGGCGTGTGGAGGATTTTTACGACTTCCTCGACCTGCTGAACGTACAAACACGCATGAACGGCGGGAACTACACCCGAGCCAATACCGAAGACCTGCTAATCGCCACCAGGGGGAATGGACTTGAACGCAAGTGCGCCAGCATCAAGCAGGTTATCTACAGTCCACTCGGTGAGCACAGCCAGAAGCCAGCAGAGGCGCGTTTCCGTCTGGAAAAACTATATGGTGACGTTCCGCGCATCGAACTATTCAGCCGTTGCGGTGCGCCTGGCTGGGACCACTGGGGAAATCAATCTGAATCACCAGCTGTTGAGCTTATACCGGCAGTTGCCGTTCCAATGGGCAAATCCCAGGAGCGTGAAGCATGA
- a CDS encoding DUF1133 family protein, whose translation MINPSEVGKYGELVRLRTLESIWVQGKLRMWGRWSYIGGGSGGNMFNQLLASGKITKSAINDALRRMKKSGITKPELEAYLREILDSKNKTGLAFCSDEEGLMIDGVIAAVLMNEEYRGLYGVIVDRHRLRKSKLQMARELNSKHPDWTFITCRRRIDTWISLAESILYAPLCDAFGTNGDRFKLQSEQESA comes from the coding sequence ATGATCAATCCTTCAGAAGTAGGCAAATACGGCGAGTTGGTTCGCCTTCGCACTCTCGAAAGTATCTGGGTACAGGGAAAGCTCCGCATGTGGGGCCGCTGGTCTTATATCGGTGGTGGCTCGGGCGGAAACATGTTCAACCAGCTGCTGGCATCCGGGAAAATAACCAAATCCGCCATCAACGATGCGCTGCGCCGCATGAAGAAATCCGGCATCACTAAACCCGAGCTGGAAGCATACCTGCGTGAAATCCTCGACAGTAAAAACAAAACTGGCCTGGCGTTCTGCTCAGACGAGGAGGGGCTAATGATTGACGGCGTTATTGCAGCGGTATTAATGAACGAAGAATACCGTGGGCTGTATGGCGTGATTGTTGATCGTCATCGTCTGCGTAAAAGCAAACTCCAGATGGCTAGAGAGCTTAATTCAAAACACCCCGACTGGACCTTTATCACATGCCGCCGTCGCATTGATACATGGATTAGTCTTGCAGAATCGATCCTGTACGCACCACTTTGTGACGCGTTTGGCACAAATGGCGACAGATTTAAGTTGCAGAGTGAGCAAGAAAGTGCTTAA
- a CDS encoding type II toxin-antitoxin system HicB family antitoxin, which produces MNKMLKYKNYCGSVETSLDDMVLHGKIECIADVVTYEADSLPALKRAFEEAVDDYLETCSAIGKQPEKAMSGTFNVRVGENLHKDAYLSAKNQGLNLNEFVKKAIEEKLAIKKEIHFHFERKNEFVSETLDFSRELRQPGNWHLSVGRGIRH; this is translated from the coding sequence ATGAATAAGATGCTGAAATACAAGAATTATTGTGGAAGTGTAGAAACATCACTTGATGACATGGTTTTGCATGGAAAAATTGAGTGCATTGCAGATGTTGTTACTTATGAAGCAGACTCCCTTCCTGCCTTGAAGCGAGCCTTTGAGGAGGCAGTTGACGACTATCTGGAGACCTGTTCTGCCATAGGGAAACAACCTGAAAAAGCTATGAGCGGAACCTTTAACGTTAGGGTTGGAGAAAACCTGCATAAAGATGCTTATCTATCGGCTAAGAATCAAGGGCTTAACTTGAATGAGTTTGTAAAAAAAGCGATAGAAGAAAAACTGGCAATCAAAAAAGAAATCCATTTCCATTTTGAAAGAAAAAATGAATTCGTTTCTGAAACATTGGATTTCAGTAGAGAGCTTCGCCAGCCAGGAAACTGGCATCTCTCTGTAGGCAGGGGGATAAGACATTGA
- a CDS encoding XRE family transcriptional regulator, producing MTELIVHASTPIIELMVQEERARQDFSKRLALACEKAGFQTHGRQAEIAKKMKLTPKAVSKWFNGEAIPRRGKLQDLAALLGTSATYLLGDSSEDGIIKRQANMSSDVYRIDVLDLSVSAGPGNYMLSDYVEVLYAIEFTTEHARSLFGNRPQQDVKVMTVSGDSMAPTLVSGDRLFVDISVRHFQTDGVYSFVYGRTFHVKRLQMQGDKLAVLSDNPAYEKWYIKEENQDQLYVMGKALIHESITYNRL from the coding sequence ATGACGGAACTGATAGTTCACGCAAGTACACCTATTATTGAACTCATGGTTCAGGAAGAAAGAGCGCGACAAGACTTCTCCAAAAGGCTAGCGCTGGCCTGTGAAAAAGCTGGTTTTCAGACTCATGGTCGACAGGCAGAAATTGCCAAGAAAATGAAGCTAACACCTAAAGCTGTGAGTAAATGGTTTAACGGGGAAGCAATACCAAGGCGTGGAAAGTTGCAGGATCTGGCAGCTCTTCTTGGCACGTCTGCAACTTACCTGCTAGGTGATTCTTCTGAGGACGGAATTATCAAAAGACAAGCCAACATGAGCAGCGATGTTTACCGTATAGATGTTCTGGATCTTTCTGTCAGCGCAGGTCCCGGAAATTACATGCTTTCGGACTATGTTGAGGTGCTTTATGCCATCGAGTTCACCACCGAACACGCCCGCTCTCTCTTTGGTAATCGTCCGCAGCAAGACGTCAAGGTGATGACGGTAAGCGGGGACAGCATGGCCCCAACGCTAGTGTCAGGGGATAGGTTGTTCGTAGATATCTCAGTGCGACATTTCCAGACTGATGGCGTTTACTCTTTCGTGTACGGCAGAACTTTCCACGTCAAGCGTCTTCAGATGCAAGGTGACAAATTAGCAGTTCTGTCTGATAACCCAGCTTATGAGAAGTGGTACATCAAAGAAGAAAATCAGGACCAACTCTACGTAATGGGTAAGGCGCTGATTCATGAGTCAATCACGTACAATAGGCTCTGA